A single window of Candoia aspera isolate rCanAsp1 chromosome 3, rCanAsp1.hap2, whole genome shotgun sequence DNA harbors:
- the YES1 gene encoding tyrosine-protein kinase Yes — protein MGCIKSKEDKGPTMKYRTENTPETITSPVSHYGSDSTQANQPPIVKGSSVNFNSHSMTPFGGSSGMTPFGGASSSFSSVPCPYPNSLTGGVTVFVALYDYEARTTDDLSFKKGERFQIINNTEGDWWEARSIATGKNGYIPSNYVAPADSIQAEEWYFGKMGRKDAERLLLNPGNQRGIFLVRESETTKGAYSLSIRDWDEIRGDNVKHYKIRKLDNGGYYITTRAQFESLQKLVKHYTDHADGLCHKLTTVCPTVKPQTQGLAKDAWEIPRESLRLEVKLGQGCFGEVWMGTWNGTTKVAIKTLKPGTMMPEAFLQEAQIMKKLRHDKLVPLYAVVSEEPIYIVTEFMTKGSLLDFLKEGEGKYLKLPQLVDMAAQIADGMAYIERMNYIHRDLRAANILVGDNLVCKIADFGLARLIEDNEYTARQGAKFPIKWTAPEAALYGRFTIKSDVWSFGILLTELVTKGRVPYPGMVNREVLEQVERGYRMPCPQGCPESLHELMKLCWKKDPDERPTFEYIQSFLEDYFTATEPQYQPGDNL, from the exons ATGGGGTGCATTAAGAGTAAGGAAGATAAAGGTCCTACCATGAAATATAGAACTGAGAATACTCCAGAGACCATTACTTCCCCTGTCAGCCATTATGGATCCGATTCAACCCAAGCTAATCAACCACCTATAGTGAAAGGATCATCGGTTAATTTTAATAGCCATTCCATGACTCCTTTTGGTGGGTCATCTGGTATGACACCTTTTGGAGGAGCATCTTCCTCGTTTTCCTCAGTGCCATGTCCATATCCTAATAGTCTGACAG GGGGTGTTACTGTTTTTGTGGCCTTGTATGATTATGAAGCAAGAACTACAGATGATCTTTCATTCAAGAAGGGTGAACGCTTTCAGATAATCAATAACAC ggaAGGAGACTGGTGGGAAGCAAGATCTATTGCAACAGGAAAGAATGGCTACATTCCTAGCAATTACGTGGCTCCTGCAGATTCCATTCAAGCAGAAGA ATGGTATTTTGGTAAAATGGGCAGGAAAGATGCAGAAAGATTACTTTTAAATCCTGGGAACCAGCGTGGTATCTTTTTAGTCCGAGAGAGTGAAACCACAAAAG gtgCTTATTCCCTTTCTATACGTGACTGGGATGAGATTAGAGGTGATAATGTGAAACACTATAAAATTAGAAAACTTGACAATGGTGGATATTATATAACAACAAGAGCACAATTTGAATCATTACAAAAGTTGGTCAAACACTATACAG ATCATGCTGATGGCCTGTGTCATAAATTAACAACTGTGTGTCCAACTGTGAAACCTCAGACACAGGGTTTAGCAAAGGATGCCTGGGAAATCCCTAGAGAATCTTTGCGATTAGAAGTTAAGCTGGGCCAAGGGTGCTTTGGTGAAGTATGGATGG GTACATGGAATGGAACTACAAAAGTTGCAATCAAAACACTAAAACCTGGTACTATGATGCCAGAGGCTTTCTTACAAGAAGCTCAGATCATGAAGAAATTAAGGCATGATAAACTTGTTCCACTTTACGCTGTAGTGTCTGAGGAGCCTATCTACATTGTCACCGAATTCATGACAAAAG GTAGCTTGCTAGATTTTCTTAAAGAAGGAGAAGGGAAATATTTAAAACTTCCACAGCTGGTGGATATGGCTGCccag attGCCGATGGCATGGCCTACATTGAAAGAATGAACTACATTCATAGAGATCTTCGGGCAGCTAATATTCTTGTAGGGGATAATCTGGTGTGCAAAATTGCTGATTTTGGATTAGCAAGATTAATAGAAGACAACGAGTACACCGCTAGACAAG GGGCCAAATTCCCAATTAAATGGACAGCACCTGAGGCTGCATTATATGGTCGGTTTACAATTAAATCTGATGTCTGGTCATTTGGAATTTTGCTGACAGAGCTTGTAACAAAGGGACGTGTGCCATACCCag GAATGGTAAATCGGGAAGTTTTAGAACAAGTGGAACGTGGCTATAGAATGCCTTGTCCTCAGGGATGCCCAGAATCTCTTCATGAATTAATGAAACTGTGTTGGAAGAAAGATCCTGATGAAAGGCCAACATTTGAATATATTCAGTCTTTCTTAGAAGATTATTTTACTGCTACGGAACCACAGTACCAGCCTGGAGACAATTTATAA